The Lactobacillus sp. CBA3605 genome contains a region encoding:
- a CDS encoding GntR family transcriptional regulator → MQLKYQQVEQFLLYQLKNGEFKAGDKFYSEAELKKRFKVSSATVIKAINELVSKGLLVRHQGKGTFVSRARNGQVVKIFDREKNNDADERVKVLSINKEHDPRILKELGLATGDGYYHIMRLRQANDIPVQLQHTYLVADYFNLKALKNPSYYDSLYERIRDDSGIDLFSTKIDETTNIIFPVPMAESQLLQLDSAQQPAAFIHRHSYLFDNTVIEYVESYKRWDYFEVEVKTV, encoded by the coding sequence ATGCAATTAAAATATCAGCAAGTCGAACAGTTTTTATTGTATCAATTGAAGAATGGTGAATTTAAGGCAGGTGATAAGTTCTACTCAGAAGCCGAACTTAAAAAGCGATTTAAAGTGAGTTCCGCAACTGTCATCAAGGCAATTAATGAATTAGTTTCAAAGGGATTATTGGTTAGACATCAAGGAAAAGGGACCTTTGTGTCGCGTGCTCGAAATGGGCAAGTCGTTAAGATCTTCGATCGGGAAAAAAATAACGATGCTGATGAGCGGGTCAAAGTTTTATCAATTAATAAAGAACATGATCCGCGAATTCTTAAAGAATTGGGATTAGCAACTGGCGATGGCTATTATCATATTATGCGGTTACGCCAAGCCAATGACATCCCTGTACAGTTGCAACATACTTATTTAGTTGCTGACTACTTCAATTTGAAAGCGCTTAAGAATCCAAGCTATTATGATTCATTATATGAGCGAATCCGTGATGATAGTGGTATTGATTTATTCAGTACCAAGATTGATGAAACAACTAATATCATTTTTCCAGTACCAATGGCCGAAAGTCAATTGCTACAATTAGATTCAGCACAACAACCAGCGGCTTTTATTCACCGTCACAGCTATTTATTCGATAACACAGTGATTGAATATGTCGAGAGTTATAAACGATGGGATTATTTTGAAGTAGAAGTAAAAACCGTTTAA
- a CDS encoding sugar kinase, whose amino-acid sequence MSEFLTIGEPMALFASQDEDVTLRDATHFQKFLAGAEVNVAVGVSRLDHSVEYVTQLGEDPMGEYIKDQLHQNQIGTNYISTTTDYLTGFQMKEKVSTGDPNTFYFRHGSAASHLAMSALDKIDFSELKLAHLTGIFPGTSDEALATFKALVAKLKVHHIQTTFDPNLRPQLWESREKMITTINSLAADAEIILPGINEGEVLMGSRDPEAIADFFLANGEATQTVVVKLGAKGAFLKTKSGETYSVPGYKVAKVVDTVGAGDGFAAGFITGQLDGLSIEASALRGNAVGSFAVQAPGDNDGYPTPDELESFMTAYARL is encoded by the coding sequence ATGAGTGAATTTTTAACAATTGGTGAGCCAATGGCACTATTTGCCTCACAAGATGAAGATGTGACTTTAAGAGATGCAACGCACTTTCAAAAATTTTTAGCAGGTGCCGAAGTTAACGTTGCTGTGGGGGTTTCACGGTTGGATCATTCCGTTGAATATGTCACGCAATTGGGTGAAGATCCGATGGGCGAGTATATTAAGGACCAGTTGCATCAGAATCAAATTGGAACTAATTACATCAGTACGACCACCGACTATTTAACTGGCTTTCAAATGAAGGAAAAAGTTAGTACTGGTGATCCCAATACATTCTATTTCAGGCATGGGTCAGCTGCTTCACACTTAGCTATGAGTGCGTTAGACAAAATTGATTTTTCTGAATTAAAGTTGGCACACTTAACAGGAATTTTTCCTGGTACCTCAGATGAAGCTTTGGCAACGTTCAAGGCATTAGTTGCTAAATTAAAAGTACATCATATTCAAACGACTTTTGATCCAAACTTAAGGCCACAATTATGGGAGAGTCGTGAAAAAATGATAACCACGATCAATAGTCTCGCTGCTGACGCTGAAATTATCCTGCCAGGGATTAACGAAGGTGAAGTCTTGATGGGTTCGCGGGATCCGGAAGCTATTGCCGATTTCTTCTTAGCTAATGGTGAGGCCACGCAGACGGTTGTTGTCAAACTTGGTGCCAAGGGCGCTTTCTTGAAAACCAAGTCGGGGGAGACTTATAGTGTGCCGGGCTATAAAGTAGCTAAAGTTGTTGATACAGTTGGTGCTGGCGATGGATTTGCTGCTGGTTTTATTACTGGTCAGTTAGATGGTCTATCAATTGAAGCTTCAGCTTTACGAGGTAATGCAGTGGGATCATTTGCTGTGCAAGCCCCTGGAGATAATGATGGTTATCCAACACCAGATGAATTGGAATCATTTATGACGGCCTATGCACGACTTTAA
- a CDS encoding LacI family DNA-binding transcriptional regulator: MEKATIQDVALAAGVSKSTMSRFLNQNYSHMSVKTRQRIADTVKEMGYRPNRRAQSLKTKHSRLIGIMIADISNIYVSLLLKGIDSYLKNLGYQMIIMESSNSVMQEKEQLKQLLDQSVEGIILQPNSRESADYDFIATEKVPMVLVDRETSPLQWDTIVTNNYSASQYLGQLGQMSTQKYTMGIFISENIKAVSTREHRLAGFKVGIAPLPVEIIEYDENQAEIQKQLSVLIASDEHPLIFAANGKVLTGVLRICQNLKLTIPDQAGVTGYDDWNWAGLVNPGISAVEQYPDYIGRLSAEILMDLMKGRNCDQAAKVHTLSADVMDRYSI, from the coding sequence ATGGAAAAAGCCACCATTCAGGATGTTGCATTAGCAGCCGGTGTGTCCAAATCAACAATGTCGCGTTTCTTGAATCAAAATTACTCACATATGTCAGTTAAAACCCGACAACGGATTGCCGATACAGTAAAAGAAATGGGCTATCGCCCTAATCGACGAGCGCAATCATTAAAAACGAAGCACAGTCGTCTGATTGGGATCATGATTGCTGATATTTCTAATATTTATGTGTCACTATTGTTGAAGGGGATTGATAGTTATTTAAAAAATCTTGGCTATCAAATGATTATTATGGAGTCTAGCAATTCAGTTATGCAGGAAAAAGAGCAATTGAAGCAACTCTTGGATCAGTCAGTCGAAGGGATTATTTTGCAACCCAATTCTCGAGAATCAGCAGATTATGACTTTATTGCCACCGAAAAGGTACCAATGGTCCTCGTTGATCGTGAAACTAGTCCATTACAATGGGATACCATTGTAACTAACAATTACAGTGCTTCACAGTATCTTGGCCAGTTGGGGCAGATGTCGACACAAAAATATACGATGGGGATTTTTATTAGCGAAAACATTAAAGCAGTTTCAACTCGTGAACATCGTCTAGCAGGTTTTAAAGTGGGGATTGCGCCATTACCGGTTGAAATTATTGAATATGATGAAAATCAGGCTGAGATTCAAAAGCAGCTCTCTGTTTTAATTGCATCTGATGAGCATCCTTTGATTTTTGCGGCAAACGGTAAAGTCTTGACGGGGGTCTTGCGTATTTGTCAAAATTTAAAATTAACCATACCAGACCAAGCTGGTGTAACGGGTTATGATGACTGGAACTGGGCTGGTCTGGTTAATCCTGGAATTTCAGCGGTTGAACAGTATCCTGATTATATTGGTCGGTTATCTGCAGAGATATTAATGGATTTGATGAAGGGACGTAATTGTGATCAGGCCGCTAAAGTACATACGTTATCCGCAGATGTAATGGATCGGTATTCAATTTAA